A genomic stretch from Pristiophorus japonicus isolate sPriJap1 chromosome 6, sPriJap1.hap1, whole genome shotgun sequence includes:
- the LOC139265202 gene encoding TLR adapter interacting with SLC15A4 on the lysosome-like: MLAEGFLTGIGYCNHQREQHNSAKSKKTPKTSGSSWEELFSSSDFTEDIEYKLHSAEEKIQSRLGTLGSTNQEKGESLQVQREEKATGVHIGVPMFKRKTSDILDIPKNSIHLESDLDLYRSWSTTCQSYTDLQIGGDNVTPSSPTSSCCFMDHDYENYNWPILQIENQPVWPSLPVSRCEGLQRSGVDTFFFSDKSIAHQKEPLSNSVLNNYMEQKITELYKQYLEDNMTKCASPTKILGSHFLMTNIDQISLQISHEKNMEPTKAKDIVLNCLLSVACATNSSDICTPNLQISNQHTDERALRF; this comes from the coding sequence ATGTTGGCCGAAGGATTCCTCACCGGGATCGGTTACTGCAACCACCAAAGAGAGCAGCATAACAGCGCAAAGTCCAAGAAGACACCTAAAACCAGCGGCAGCTcctgggaagagctcttcagctCATCGGACTTCACAGAAGACATTGAATATAAGCTGCACAGTGCAGAGGAAAAGATTCAAAGCAGATTAGGTACTTTGGGTAGCACCAATCAAGAGAAGGGAGAATCACTGCAGGTTCAACGTGAAGAGAAAGCAACTGGAGTGCATATTGGGGTACCCATGTTTAAAAGAAAGACATCCGACATTTTAGACATACCAAAGAACTCCATACACCTTGAAAGTGATTTGGATTTGTACCGATCTTGGTCCACCACTTGCCAAAGTTACACAGATTTACAGATTGGAGGAGATAATGTTACACCCAGCAGTCCGACAAGCTCATGCTGCTTTATGGATCATGATTATGAAAACTACAATTGGCCCATTCTTCAGATCGAGAACCAACCTGTGTGGCCGTCTCTACCTGTCTCTCGATGTGAAGGCCTGCAACGTTCTGGAGTGGATACATTCTTCTTCAGCGACAAAAGCATTGCCCATCAGAAAGAACCGTTATCCAATTCTGTGCTCAACAACTACATGGAGCAAAAGATTACAGAACTGTACAAGCAGTATCTCGAGGACAACATGACAAAGTGTGCATCGCCAACAAAGATACTGGGCTCCCACTTCCTGATGACCAACATTGACCAAATTAGCCTTCAGATTTCTCATGAGAAAAACATGGAGCCGACAAAAGCTAAGGACATTGTTCTAAACTGCCTTCTTAGTGTTGCTTGTGCAACCAATTCATCTGATATCTGTACTCCCAACTTGCAGATATCGAACCAGCACACTGACGAGCGTGCCCTACGATTTTAA